Proteins encoded in a region of the Cytobacillus pseudoceanisediminis genome:
- the mtnN gene encoding 5'-methylthioadenosine/S-adenosylhomocysteine nucleosidase, giving the protein MKIAIIGAMEEEVTLLRDKIEEKSQETIAGCEYTAGKMNGAEVVLLRSGIGKVNAAMSTAILLERYKPDYVINTGSAGGFNPELNVGDTVISTEVRHHDVDVTAFGYEYGQVPQLPPAFEADSNLVQIAEACAKEIGDIQVVRGLIATGDSFMNDPARVDYIRDKFTDLQAVEMEAAAVAQVAHQFQIPFVVIRALSDIAGKESDVSFEQFLEKAALHSATLVMKIVDSLKQ; this is encoded by the coding sequence ATGAAAATAGCTATTATTGGAGCAATGGAAGAGGAAGTAACATTACTTAGAGATAAAATAGAAGAAAAGAGCCAGGAAACGATCGCCGGGTGCGAGTATACAGCAGGGAAAATGAATGGCGCGGAAGTGGTGCTTCTCCGTTCAGGCATAGGCAAAGTAAACGCAGCCATGTCCACAGCTATTCTTTTGGAGAGATATAAGCCGGATTATGTCATTAATACCGGTTCTGCTGGAGGCTTTAATCCTGAACTGAATGTGGGAGATACGGTAATCTCCACGGAAGTTAGGCATCATGATGTAGACGTTACTGCTTTTGGCTACGAATATGGCCAGGTGCCCCAATTGCCGCCTGCTTTTGAAGCAGACAGCAATCTGGTGCAGATCGCTGAAGCGTGTGCAAAGGAAATCGGGGATATCCAGGTTGTCAGAGGGTTAATTGCAACAGGTGATTCCTTCATGAATGATCCTGCAAGAGTTGACTATATCCGTGATAAATTTACAGACTTGCAGGCAGTAGAAATGGAAGCAGCGGCGGTGGCACAGGTTGCCCATCAATTTCAGATTCCTTTTGTTGTCATTCGTGCACTTTCTGATATTGCTGGAAAAGAATCCGATGTTTCATTTGAGCAATTTTTGGAGAAGGCGGCACTTCATTCCGCTACGCTGGTAATGAAGATTGTCGATTCTCTAAAGCAATAA
- a CDS encoding YrhC family protein gives MKNEAKHLFEKMVDFKRFAISMLAVGSFFYIGLIIPDTANTVSDLYIMAGSSSAFLFGSILFFILSKRCRSKLNETDEGQEYLMRK, from the coding sequence ATGAAAAATGAAGCAAAGCATTTATTTGAAAAAATGGTGGATTTCAAGCGTTTTGCAATTTCTATGCTTGCTGTCGGATCATTTTTTTACATTGGTTTGATTATCCCTGACACTGCAAACACAGTTTCTGATTTATATATAATGGCTGGATCTTCCTCAGCTTTCCTGTTTGGCTCAATCCTTTTCTTTATCCTTTCAAAACGTTGCCGAAGTAAATTGAATGAAACGGATGAAGGACAGGAATACCTAATGAGGAAATAA
- a CDS encoding YrzI family small protein, with protein sequence MTLNILFLTVTIKKRQLSAEDVVREQLAKKIIDQNRDRQFSIYRPF encoded by the coding sequence ATGACACTAAATATATTATTTTTGACAGTCACAATAAAAAAACGTCAATTATCAGCAGAAGATGTTGTACGCGAACAATTGGCTAAAAAAATTATCGATCAAAACCGAGATCGTCAATTCTCTATTTACCGTCCATTTTAA
- the sigK gene encoding RNA polymerase sporulation sigma factor SigK has product MSGILTALGFLVKEIVFLVSYVKNNAFPQPLSPADEKKYLRLMAAGDAHARNMLIEHNLRLVAHIVKKFENTGEDSEDLISIGTIGLIKAIESYSEGKGTKLATYAARCIENEILMHLRALKKTKKDVSLHDPIGQDKEGNEISLIDVLKSESEDVINTIQLNMELEKVKEYIDVLDDREKEVIVGRFGLDLQKEKTQREIAKELGISRSYVSRIEKRALMKMFHEFYRAEKEKRKNNS; this is encoded by the coding sequence ATGTCCGGTATTTTAACTGCACTCGGGTTTTTGGTTAAGGAGATTGTGTTTCTTGTATCTTATGTAAAAAATAATGCATTTCCTCAACCGCTGTCTCCTGCAGATGAAAAGAAATACCTGCGATTGATGGCTGCAGGCGATGCACATGCCCGTAATATGCTTATTGAACATAATCTAAGGCTGGTCGCCCATATTGTAAAGAAATTCGAAAACACAGGCGAGGATTCTGAAGATCTGATATCAATAGGGACAATCGGACTGATAAAGGCCATTGAGAGCTATTCAGAAGGTAAAGGCACAAAACTTGCCACCTATGCAGCCCGCTGTATTGAAAATGAGATACTGATGCACTTGCGGGCATTGAAGAAGACGAAGAAAGATGTATCCCTTCATGATCCCATCGGGCAGGACAAAGAAGGAAACGAAATATCCCTTATTGACGTTCTTAAGTCGGAATCTGAGGATGTTATTAATACCATACAGTTAAATATGGAGCTGGAAAAAGTGAAGGAGTATATTGATGTTTTAGATGACAGGGAAAAAGAAGTAATTGTGGGTAGGTTCGGGCTTGACCTGCAAAAAGAAAAAACACAAAGAGAAATTGCCAAAGAGCTTGGCATCTCTAGAAGTTACGTCTCCCGTATTGAAAAGAGGGCACTGATGAAAATGTTTCATGAGTTTTATCGGGCGGAAAAAGAAAAAAGGAAAAATAACAGCTAA
- a CDS encoding F510_1955 family glycosylhydrolase, translating into MKQGRMILAVLLLLFAAGCSAEKEQSKKTADEPSSKTSDEADYTIIEASAQQIEHIQGIGYPGNDTALYLSSSDGLKFYKDGTWHEATSLNHDYMGFQAVKDGFIVSGQPDKNSVIKNPLGIVKSTDKGASFKDLAFSGTSSFPFLAAGYDTNIIYMINQEKSEELEAGVYRSQDAGKTWEPVSLNGLEGDTLGMIAAHPTDPEIMAMSTRSGIFFSEDRGENVKLVSDPIMATALTFTENSLYYAYADQEKVQMSKIDLETMENSHIKIPFLSYDNPITYIAADNKSSGTLAVSTYLKDLYESADSGENWQLLLKNGRIE; encoded by the coding sequence ATGAAACAAGGCAGAATGATTTTGGCAGTTCTCCTGTTATTGTTCGCAGCTGGCTGTTCTGCTGAGAAAGAGCAAAGTAAAAAAACTGCTGATGAACCATCAAGTAAAACTTCAGATGAGGCTGACTATACTATTATTGAGGCATCAGCTCAGCAAATCGAGCATATTCAAGGAATTGGATACCCGGGAAATGATACTGCACTCTACCTATCGTCCAGCGATGGCTTAAAGTTTTATAAAGATGGCACTTGGCATGAGGCCACTTCCCTTAACCATGACTACATGGGTTTTCAGGCAGTCAAAGATGGATTTATTGTCAGCGGCCAGCCTGATAAGAACTCCGTCATAAAAAACCCTCTTGGTATTGTGAAAAGCACTGATAAAGGAGCTTCTTTTAAAGACCTGGCTTTTAGCGGAACAAGTTCCTTTCCTTTTTTAGCTGCCGGCTATGATACAAATATAATCTACATGATCAACCAGGAAAAAAGCGAAGAGCTTGAGGCAGGTGTTTACCGCTCTCAGGACGCAGGCAAAACATGGGAGCCAGTCAGCTTAAATGGGCTTGAGGGTGACACACTTGGTATGATCGCGGCACATCCAACTGATCCGGAAATCATGGCTATGTCCACAAGAAGCGGCATCTTCTTCTCAGAGGATAGAGGTGAAAATGTAAAATTAGTATCTGATCCAATCATGGCTACAGCACTCACCTTCACGGAAAATAGCTTGTACTATGCGTATGCAGATCAGGAAAAGGTGCAAATGAGTAAAATCGATCTTGAAACGATGGAAAACTCACATATTAAAATCCCTTTTCTCAGCTATGACAACCCTATTACATACATTGCTGCCGATAATAAATCTAGCGGAACACTTGCAGTTTCAACGTATCTCAAAGATTTATATGAATCAGCAGACAGCGGTGAAAATTGGCAGCTTTTGTTAAAAAACGGAAGAATAGAATAA